The following DNA comes from Clostridia bacterium.
GGCCCGCCGGACCGGGCTTTTTCTGTCCCGCCGTCTCTCCCGCGATCCTGCCGCATCGGCCTCAATGCGTCATGACGACGCCTTGATGCCGACGTGCCGCGTCAGGAACGCGCGGTGGGCGGCCCACTCGATCTCGTCGTCGAGCGGGCGGAACTCGACGGCCAACCCCGCGTACGCGGCCGCGAGTCCCAGGACGAAGTCGGCGAGGCGCGGGTTTTTGGGCAGAAGGGGCCCGTGGATGTAGGTGCCGATGACGTTCTTGTACCGCACGCCCTCCTGGCCGTCGCGGCCGTTGTTGCCGTGGCCGCTCAGCACGGCGCCCAGGGGGGCGTGCCGGTGAACGGTGCGCCCGCCGTGGTTCTCGAAGCCGACGACCGTGCCCACCTCGGGCGACTCAATGGCGATGTTCCCGATCAGCCGCGGCCTGCCGGCGGTGGTGACGAGATCGAGAAGCTCCATTCCGGCCACCTTCGTCCCGTCCGGGAGCTGGTAGAACTCGCCGAGCAGCTGGTAGCCGCCGCAGATGGCCAGCACCGGCAGGCCGTCCTCCACCGCCGCCTTGAACTCCCAGCGGTGCCGGCGGAGTTCCTCGGCGACCAGCGCCTGCTCGCGGTCGGAGCCGCCCCCGATCAACACCAGGTGGTAGTCCTTCAGGCGGAGCTCGTCGTTGCGCCGCACGCATGTGACGTGGGCGCGAAGCCCGCGCCACTCGCAGCGCCGGAGGAGCGTCTGGACGTTGCCGCGGTCCGCGTAGAGGTTGAGGACGTCGGGGTAGAGGTGAGCGATGCGAAGCGTCTTCTGCATC
Coding sequences within:
- a CDS encoding glutamine amidotransferase gives rise to the protein MQKTLRIAHLYPDVLNLYADRGNVQTLLRRCEWRGLRAHVTCVRRNDELRLKDYHLVLIGGGSDREQALVAEELRRHRWEFKAAVEDGLPVLAICGGYQLLGEFYQLPDGTKVAGMELLDLVTTAGRPRLIGNIAIESPEVGTVVGFENHGGRTVHRHAPLGAVLSGHGNNGRDGQEGVRYKNVIGTYIHGPLLPKNPRLADFVLGLAAAYAGLAVEFRPLDDEIEWAAHRAFLTRHVGIKASS